In Chitinophaga oryzae, the sequence CAATCATCAGGGTTACCAGCAATCGCGCCTGCCTGTTCCGGCAGCGTACGAAGCTGTATTCTCGTATTTTTATCATGCTGTCAATAATACCGATGTTGCGGTAACGAAAACACTGTTGCCTACCTATCAGACGATCATGGTTTTTGTGTTTGGCGGGAAAGGCATTCTGCATTCAGCGCAGGAAACGCAGCTGGAGGTGGAGCAATGCATGGTGCTGGGGCCGGTGAAACAGGCATTTGATTACACCCTACCGGCCGGGACCAGTATACTGGTCGCTAATTTCAAGGATGATGCTTTTTACCGTTTTTTTGGGCGGGCGACCATGGTGGGGCATCCGGATGAACTGGTGGAGGACAACTGTTTTACAGCCTTGTGGGAATCGTTGCAACATATACCTGCGCCCGGGGCGCAGGTGGCGTATATCCTCGATTTTTGCAAACCGTACCTGCAGGACAGGCACCTGCTGTCTGCACAACTGGCCGCTTTTGAAGACGAAAACCAGCATCCCGTCAAAGCCCTTGCGGAGGCTACAGGACAGAGTGAGCGCAATGTCCAGCTGCATCAGAAAAAACAGTTCGGCTATACCGTGAAGGAGCGCCAGCGCTACCAGCGGTTTCTGAAAGCTGTGCAGATGGTAGAGCAACAGGTAGCTGCCGGCGCCCCTGTTGACTGGTTTGATCTGATTGATGCCTGCGGCTATTATGATCAGAGCCAGCTAATT encodes:
- a CDS encoding AraC family transcriptional regulator — translated: MNQGNHQGYQQSRLPVPAAYEAVFSYFYHAVNNTDVAVTKTLLPTYQTIMVFVFGGKGILHSAQETQLEVEQCMVLGPVKQAFDYTLPAGTSILVANFKDDAFYRFFGRATMVGHPDELVEDNCFTALWESLQHIPAPGAQVAYILDFCKPYLQDRHLLSAQLAAFEDENQHPVKALAEATGQSERNVQLHQKKQFGYTVKERQRYQRFLKAVQMVEQQVAAGAPVDWFDLIDACGYYDQSQLIHDFRHYLRLSPKQYLKFQEDICLPKV